Proteins from a genomic interval of Deltaproteobacteria bacterium:
- a CDS encoding cupin domain-containing protein — protein sequence VMPPVSAILQISKALTVDAGAFLSEEKDSRRKKAEAFEKRRKAYSYVTLTPDAAHKHMKAFLVTIDPGKEHEGAEYQHEGEEFIYVLEGRLDIEVGRKKHTLKNGQSLHFNSNLIHVLNNPGKKKTELLVVVYTP from the coding sequence CGGTGATGCCGCCCGTGTCCGCAATTCTTCAGATTTCAAAGGCGCTCACTGTTGACGCCGGAGCTTTCCTTTCGGAGGAAAAAGATTCTCGGAGGAAGAAGGCGGAGGCTTTTGAAAAGAGGAGGAAAGCCTACTCATACGTGACGCTCACGCCCGACGCCGCGCACAAGCACATGAAGGCTTTTCTGGTCACGATAGACCCCGGCAAGGAGCACGAGGGGGCGGAATACCAGCACGAAGGCGAAGAGTTTATATACGTCCTCGAAGGGCGGCTGGACATCGAGGTCGGCAGAAAAAAGCATACGCTAAAAAACGGCCAGTCGCTCCACTTCAACTCGAACCTGATTCACGTCCTCAACAATCCGGGAAAGAAAAAGACGGAACTGCTCGTGGTTGTGTACACCCCGTGA